The Styela clava chromosome 10, kaStyClav1.hap1.2, whole genome shotgun sequence genome window below encodes:
- the LOC120337256 gene encoding transmembrane protein 181-like isoform X1, producing MENPIELPSAAVIEFVRYNPRDLRGSISDYIYVGKAEKNYLSVGQQIASAVKSQVEKYSTDAERLQDNFIILPAFAIFLVMVLSVTKDARKCFGHSGSHDNGSCAKTQKTIQMRLYTLSKRQFVLVFVAFFTCFLLTVLVGLAGPRIISSTHMNTSNVKQENIATGPYTFMSPVMSTFNQQLWLLANIKVKNPSGATVSQDFTLGVMIFSISPDASGHEGTRTHNRTRTLHCSGSECDPLVVLHLGYLEYTRIRVQVNFYGIENLKYSVEDVFFEFKYYNPTFTQVEIWFRFVFLVISFLVTCMFAHTLRRFHMRDWTIEQKWISLLLPLLLLYNDPLFPLSFLINSWIPGFIDTIFQATFLCALLLFWLCVYHGIRAATDRRRFSTFYLPKLIICSLLWLAAVTLGSWQQYNELRDPTYQYKLDITNFTGMKVMFFTVGVAYILYLLFLLVRACSELRLKPYFNLRLRFLTLLTAFVLIISVAIIVLRFGATMLQDNFVADISTQYDNSAEFVCFYALLNFYMFTMAFVYSPSKTAQEESDFEHHPGFSLLNDSDEDVLYGSDSEEVPLSNGKLRKPQYYDDSD from the exons ATGGAAAACCCAATTGAACTGCCGTCGGCGGCAGTAATAGAATTTGTGAGGTATAACCCGCGAGATTTGCGTGGATCAATATCAGACTATATTTATGTCGGCAAAgcggaaaaaaattatctgtCCGTTGGACAGCAAATCGCATCAGCTGTAAAATCACAAGTGGAAAAATACAGCACGGACGCTGAAAGACTTCAAGATAACTTTATTATTTTACCCGCATTTGCAATATTCCTTGTTATGGTGTTATCAGTAACGAAAGACGCTCGGAAATGTTTTGGCCACAGCGGCAGCCATGACAACGGGTCATGTGCTAAAACGCAAAA GACGATTCAGATGAGATTGTACACACTGTCGAAACGTCAATTTGTGCTGGTTTTTGTTGCTTTTTTTACTTGTTTTCTTCTCACTGTTCTTGTTGGACTTGCAG GTCCTCGTATTATAAGCTCTACTCATATGAACACAAGCAATGTGAAACAAGAAAATATAGCC ACTGGACCTTACACATTTATGTCACCAGTTATGTCAACTTTTAATCAACAGTTATGGTTACTGGCAAATATCAAAGTGAAAAATCCATCAG gGGCTACAGTTTCACAAGATTTTACTCTCGGTGTTATGATATTTTCGATCAGCCCTGATGCATCTGGCCATGAAGGAACACGAACTCACAATCGCACGAGGACTTTACATTGTTCTGGAAGTGAATGTGATCCGTTAGTCGTTTTGCATCTTGGCTATCTCGAATATACAAGAATAAGGGTGCAAGTTAACTTTTAtggaattgaaaacctcaaatATTCAGTCGAGGATGTTTTCTTCGAG TTTAAATATTACAATCCAACATTCACGCAAGTTGAAATCTGGTTCAGATTCGTCTTCCTTGTTATTTCATTTCTTGTCACG tgtATGTTTGCACATACCTTACGTCGTTTTCATATGAGAGATTGGACGATAGAACAAAAATGGATTTCATTACTTCTACCtctattattattgtataacg ATCCCTTATTTCCACTGAGTTTTTTGATAAACAGTTGGATACCTGGATTTATTGACACAATTTTTCAG GCCACTTTTCTATGTGCTCTACTTTTATTCTGGTTGTGTGTCTACCATGGCATAAGAGCAGCAACAGACAGAAGAAGATTCTCAACTTTCTATCTTCCAAAACTTATTATTTGCTCTTTATTATGGTTGGCAGCAGTAACCTTGGGTTCATGGCAACA GTATAATGAGTTGAGAGATCCAACATACCAGTATAAATTGGATATAACAAATTTTACT GGCATGAAAGTAATGTTTTTCACAGTTGGAGTGGCATACATTCTATATCTGTTGTTTCTATTGGTTCGAGCTTGCTCAGAACTTCGTTTGAAACCTTATTTTAATTTGAGACTTCGCTTCCTTACTTTACTGACTGCATTTGTCCTAATCATAAG tgTTGCAATCATTGTACTGAGGTTTGGTGCTACCATGTTGCAAGATAATTTTGTTGCTGACATATCAACGCAATATGATAATT CAGCTGAATTTGTTTGTTTCTACGCTTTACTGAATTTTTACATGTTCACAATGGCTTTCGTGTATTCTCCATCAAAGACTGCTCAAGAAG aATCAGACTTTGAACATCACCCAGGATTCTCCCTTTTAAATGATTCAGATGAAGATGTTTTATATGG AAGTGATTCGGAAGAAGTTCCACTCAGTAATGGCAAGCTTCGAAAACCCCAATATTATGATGATTCGGACTGA
- the LOC120337256 gene encoding transmembrane protein 181-like isoform X4 → MDSTIQMRLYTLSKRQFVLVFVAFFTCFLLTVLVGLAGPRIISSTHMNTSNVKQENIATGPYTFMSPVMSTFNQQLWLLANIKVKNPSGATVSQDFTLGVMIFSISPDASGHEGTRTHNRTRTLHCSGSECDPLVVLHLGYLEYTRIRVQVNFYGIENLKYSVEDVFFEFKYYNPTFTQVEIWFRFVFLVISFLVTCMFAHTLRRFHMRDWTIEQKWISLLLPLLLLYNDPLFPLSFLINSWIPGFIDTIFQATFLCALLLFWLCVYHGIRAATDRRRFSTFYLPKLIICSLLWLAAVTLGSWQQYNELRDPTYQYKLDITNFTGMKVMFFTVGVAYILYLLFLLVRACSELRLKPYFNLRLRFLTLLTAFVLIISVAIIVLRFGATMLQDNFVADISTQYDNSAEFVCFYALLNFYMFTMAFVYSPSKTAQEESDFEHHPGFSLLNDSDEDVLYGSDSEEVPLSNGKLRKPQYYDDSD, encoded by the exons GACGATTCAGATGAGATTGTACACACTGTCGAAACGTCAATTTGTGCTGGTTTTTGTTGCTTTTTTTACTTGTTTTCTTCTCACTGTTCTTGTTGGACTTGCAG GTCCTCGTATTATAAGCTCTACTCATATGAACACAAGCAATGTGAAACAAGAAAATATAGCC ACTGGACCTTACACATTTATGTCACCAGTTATGTCAACTTTTAATCAACAGTTATGGTTACTGGCAAATATCAAAGTGAAAAATCCATCAG gGGCTACAGTTTCACAAGATTTTACTCTCGGTGTTATGATATTTTCGATCAGCCCTGATGCATCTGGCCATGAAGGAACACGAACTCACAATCGCACGAGGACTTTACATTGTTCTGGAAGTGAATGTGATCCGTTAGTCGTTTTGCATCTTGGCTATCTCGAATATACAAGAATAAGGGTGCAAGTTAACTTTTAtggaattgaaaacctcaaatATTCAGTCGAGGATGTTTTCTTCGAG TTTAAATATTACAATCCAACATTCACGCAAGTTGAAATCTGGTTCAGATTCGTCTTCCTTGTTATTTCATTTCTTGTCACG tgtATGTTTGCACATACCTTACGTCGTTTTCATATGAGAGATTGGACGATAGAACAAAAATGGATTTCATTACTTCTACCtctattattattgtataacg ATCCCTTATTTCCACTGAGTTTTTTGATAAACAGTTGGATACCTGGATTTATTGACACAATTTTTCAG GCCACTTTTCTATGTGCTCTACTTTTATTCTGGTTGTGTGTCTACCATGGCATAAGAGCAGCAACAGACAGAAGAAGATTCTCAACTTTCTATCTTCCAAAACTTATTATTTGCTCTTTATTATGGTTGGCAGCAGTAACCTTGGGTTCATGGCAACA GTATAATGAGTTGAGAGATCCAACATACCAGTATAAATTGGATATAACAAATTTTACT GGCATGAAAGTAATGTTTTTCACAGTTGGAGTGGCATACATTCTATATCTGTTGTTTCTATTGGTTCGAGCTTGCTCAGAACTTCGTTTGAAACCTTATTTTAATTTGAGACTTCGCTTCCTTACTTTACTGACTGCATTTGTCCTAATCATAAG tgTTGCAATCATTGTACTGAGGTTTGGTGCTACCATGTTGCAAGATAATTTTGTTGCTGACATATCAACGCAATATGATAATT CAGCTGAATTTGTTTGTTTCTACGCTTTACTGAATTTTTACATGTTCACAATGGCTTTCGTGTATTCTCCATCAAAGACTGCTCAAGAAG aATCAGACTTTGAACATCACCCAGGATTCTCCCTTTTAAATGATTCAGATGAAGATGTTTTATATGG AAGTGATTCGGAAGAAGTTCCACTCAGTAATGGCAAGCTTCGAAAACCCCAATATTATGATGATTCGGACTGA
- the LOC120337256 gene encoding transmembrane protein 181-like isoform X2: MENPIELPSAAVIEFVRYNPRDLRGSISDYIYVGKAEKNYLSVGQQIASAVKSQVEKYSTDAERLQDNFIILPAFAIFLVMVLSVTKDARKCFGHSGSHDNGSCAKTQKTIQMRLYTLSKRQFVLVFVAFFTCFLLTVLVGLAGPRIISSTHMNTSNVKQENIATGPYTFMSPVMSTFNQQLWLLANIKVKNPSGATVSQDFTLGVMIFSISPDASGHEGTRTHNRTRTLHCSGSECDPLVVLHLGYLEYTRIRVQVNFYGIENLKYSVEDVFFEFKYYNPTFTQVEIWFRFVFLVISFLVTCMFAHTLRRFHMRDWTIEQKWISLLLPLLLLYNDPLFPLSFLINSWIPGFIDTIFQATFLCALLLFWLCVYHGIRAATDRRRFSTFYLPKLIICSLLWLAAVTLGSWQQYNELRDPTYQYKLDITNFTGMKVMFFTVGVAYILYLLFLLVRACSELRLKPYFNLRLRFLTLLTAFVLIISVAIIVLRFGATMLQDNFVADISTQYDNSAEFVCFYALLNFYMFTMAFVYSPSKTAQEVDDSTELISNQTLNITQDSPF; encoded by the exons ATGGAAAACCCAATTGAACTGCCGTCGGCGGCAGTAATAGAATTTGTGAGGTATAACCCGCGAGATTTGCGTGGATCAATATCAGACTATATTTATGTCGGCAAAgcggaaaaaaattatctgtCCGTTGGACAGCAAATCGCATCAGCTGTAAAATCACAAGTGGAAAAATACAGCACGGACGCTGAAAGACTTCAAGATAACTTTATTATTTTACCCGCATTTGCAATATTCCTTGTTATGGTGTTATCAGTAACGAAAGACGCTCGGAAATGTTTTGGCCACAGCGGCAGCCATGACAACGGGTCATGTGCTAAAACGCAAAA GACGATTCAGATGAGATTGTACACACTGTCGAAACGTCAATTTGTGCTGGTTTTTGTTGCTTTTTTTACTTGTTTTCTTCTCACTGTTCTTGTTGGACTTGCAG GTCCTCGTATTATAAGCTCTACTCATATGAACACAAGCAATGTGAAACAAGAAAATATAGCC ACTGGACCTTACACATTTATGTCACCAGTTATGTCAACTTTTAATCAACAGTTATGGTTACTGGCAAATATCAAAGTGAAAAATCCATCAG gGGCTACAGTTTCACAAGATTTTACTCTCGGTGTTATGATATTTTCGATCAGCCCTGATGCATCTGGCCATGAAGGAACACGAACTCACAATCGCACGAGGACTTTACATTGTTCTGGAAGTGAATGTGATCCGTTAGTCGTTTTGCATCTTGGCTATCTCGAATATACAAGAATAAGGGTGCAAGTTAACTTTTAtggaattgaaaacctcaaatATTCAGTCGAGGATGTTTTCTTCGAG TTTAAATATTACAATCCAACATTCACGCAAGTTGAAATCTGGTTCAGATTCGTCTTCCTTGTTATTTCATTTCTTGTCACG tgtATGTTTGCACATACCTTACGTCGTTTTCATATGAGAGATTGGACGATAGAACAAAAATGGATTTCATTACTTCTACCtctattattattgtataacg ATCCCTTATTTCCACTGAGTTTTTTGATAAACAGTTGGATACCTGGATTTATTGACACAATTTTTCAG GCCACTTTTCTATGTGCTCTACTTTTATTCTGGTTGTGTGTCTACCATGGCATAAGAGCAGCAACAGACAGAAGAAGATTCTCAACTTTCTATCTTCCAAAACTTATTATTTGCTCTTTATTATGGTTGGCAGCAGTAACCTTGGGTTCATGGCAACA GTATAATGAGTTGAGAGATCCAACATACCAGTATAAATTGGATATAACAAATTTTACT GGCATGAAAGTAATGTTTTTCACAGTTGGAGTGGCATACATTCTATATCTGTTGTTTCTATTGGTTCGAGCTTGCTCAGAACTTCGTTTGAAACCTTATTTTAATTTGAGACTTCGCTTCCTTACTTTACTGACTGCATTTGTCCTAATCATAAG tgTTGCAATCATTGTACTGAGGTTTGGTGCTACCATGTTGCAAGATAATTTTGTTGCTGACATATCAACGCAATATGATAATT CAGCTGAATTTGTTTGTTTCTACGCTTTACTGAATTTTTACATGTTCACAATGGCTTTCGTGTATTCTCCATCAAAGACTGCTCAAGAAG TTGATGATTCAACAGAATTAATTAGC aATCAGACTTTGAACATCACCCAGGATTCTCCCTTTTAA